A window of Halobellus sp. LT62 contains these coding sequences:
- a CDS encoding lipoate--protein ligase family protein yields the protein MIDRLVADCESVRTVCGRAPSLDADRRVVERLSDAVAETGVPAVRVWTPHRQVAFGRRDARADGYDHARERAEAHGYPAIERSVGGRAVAYAGTTVAFAVIVPTVRPRRGTEARYDAATTGVVRALRSLGVPARRGEPEVSFCPGDHSVQARGKISGLAQRIQRETARVSGIVVVDAHEELAAVLDDVYDALGVPFDPESMGSVDRGGGPADPDTVVEALFDAFCGDLLRESATVDEVLRETGEARD from the coding sequence GTGATCGACCGCCTCGTCGCCGACTGTGAGTCGGTCCGAACCGTCTGCGGACGCGCGCCGTCGTTGGACGCCGACCGGAGGGTCGTCGAGCGACTCAGCGATGCGGTCGCAGAGACGGGTGTGCCCGCGGTTCGCGTCTGGACGCCGCATCGACAGGTGGCGTTCGGCCGTCGCGACGCGCGTGCGGACGGCTACGACCACGCTCGCGAGCGAGCGGAAGCGCACGGCTATCCCGCGATCGAGCGGAGCGTCGGCGGGCGGGCGGTGGCGTACGCCGGAACGACGGTCGCGTTCGCGGTGATCGTGCCCACAGTGAGGCCGCGCCGTGGGACGGAAGCGCGCTACGACGCCGCGACGACGGGCGTCGTCCGCGCGTTGCGATCGCTGGGCGTCCCCGCTCGCCGCGGCGAGCCCGAGGTGTCGTTCTGCCCCGGTGACCACTCGGTGCAGGCGCGCGGGAAGATCTCGGGGCTCGCCCAGCGGATCCAGCGGGAGACGGCGCGCGTCTCCGGCATCGTCGTCGTCGACGCCCACGAGGAACTCGCGGCGGTCCTCGACGATGTCTACGACGCGCTCGGCGTCCCGTTCGATCCCGAGTCGATGGGCAGCGTCGATCGCGGCGGCGGTCCCGCGGATCCGGACACGGTCGTCGAGGCGTTGTTCGACGCGTTTTGCGGTGATCTTCTGCGAGAGTCGGCGACTGTCGACGAAGTCCTCAGAGAGACGGGCGAAGCCCGAGACTGA
- a CDS encoding carbon-nitrogen family hydrolase: protein MRVAAVQLPARNDPEGNRDRAESRIHAAAADGADLVVLPELWPVGYFAFDAYRDAAESVPGPTADWLSELADDLSIHLHGGSLVERVGSEPGGDETGEELYNTSLLFGPGGDLLATYRKIHLFGYDSEESNLLTPGTDPSVVETDLGTVGLTTCYDLRFPTLYRRLVNAGVEILLVTSAWPRERIDHWHLFTRTRAVENQTILVAANLTGSIDGVDLGGESVVVDPWGVERANAGTDARTAYAEVDREEVRETRESFPALADRRL, encoded by the coding sequence ATGCGCGTCGCCGCCGTCCAACTCCCGGCTCGAAACGATCCGGAGGGCAACAGAGACCGGGCCGAATCGCGAATTCACGCGGCCGCGGCGGACGGCGCGGACCTCGTCGTCCTCCCGGAGCTGTGGCCGGTGGGCTACTTCGCGTTCGACGCCTACCGCGACGCCGCGGAGTCGGTTCCGGGACCGACGGCCGACTGGCTGTCGGAGCTTGCCGACGACCTGTCGATTCACCTGCACGGCGGCAGCCTCGTCGAGCGTGTCGGCAGCGAACCCGGCGGAGACGAAACCGGGGAAGAACTCTACAACACCTCGCTGCTGTTCGGTCCGGGCGGCGATCTCCTCGCGACCTACCGGAAGATCCACCTGTTCGGATACGACTCCGAGGAGTCGAACCTGCTCACTCCCGGCACCGACCCCAGCGTCGTCGAGACCGACCTCGGGACGGTCGGGCTGACGACCTGCTACGACCTCCGGTTCCCGACGCTCTATCGCAGACTCGTCAACGCCGGCGTCGAAATTCTCCTCGTCACCTCCGCGTGGCCCCGCGAGCGGATCGACCACTGGCACCTGTTCACCCGAACTCGGGCGGTCGAGAATCAGACGATCCTCGTCGCCGCGAACCTCACGGGTTCGATCGACGGCGTCGACCTCGGCGGCGAGAGCGTCGTCGTCGACCCGTGGGGTGTCGAGCGCGCGAACGCCGGGACGGACGCGCGGACGGCGTACGCGGAGGTCGACCGCGAGGAGGTCCGCGAGACGCGCGAGTCGTTCCCGGCGCTCGCGGACCGGCGACTCTGA
- a CDS encoding winged helix-turn-helix transcriptional regulator: protein MSTLDETDIRILELLVEDGRRSYSDLADAVDLSPPAVSDRIERLRESGVIRRFTVDLDRSQLRAGVPVLVTLEPSIDSIEELRDDVVSADAVEHVFVTAEGDVVFHARLRANAVREHLDRLVDLSRVDDYEVTIVGDVEWSPAVGGTEFALSCAECGNTVTSEGRSERIGGERYHFCCPSCLARFRERYERFETDVE from the coding sequence ATGTCCACGCTCGACGAGACCGACATCCGGATCCTCGAACTGTTGGTGGAGGACGGCCGTCGCTCTTACAGCGACCTCGCCGACGCGGTCGACCTCTCGCCGCCGGCCGTCTCCGATCGCATCGAGCGACTCCGCGAATCCGGCGTCATCCGGCGTTTCACCGTCGACCTCGACCGCTCACAGCTGCGCGCGGGCGTGCCGGTGCTCGTGACGCTCGAACCGTCGATCGACTCGATCGAGGAACTCCGCGACGACGTCGTGAGCGCGGACGCCGTCGAGCACGTCTTCGTCACTGCCGAGGGCGATGTCGTCTTTCACGCTCGCCTCCGCGCGAACGCCGTGCGCGAGCACCTCGACCGACTCGTCGACCTCTCGCGCGTCGACGACTACGAGGTGACGATCGTCGGCGACGTCGAGTGGTCGCCCGCGGTCGGCGGCACGGAGTTCGCCCTATCGTGTGCGGAGTGCGGCAACACCGTCACCAGCGAGGGGCGGAGCGAGCGCATCGGCGGCGAGCGATACCACTTCTGCTGTCCGTCGTGTCTCGCCCGGTTCCGCGAGCGATACGAGCGGTTCGAGACCGACGTGGAGTGA
- a CDS encoding dihydroorotase, which produces MLFRDARLADGRIRDVRTESGRITAVDRAVDAADDDRVVAADERLLLPGAIDAHVHFREPGHAHKETWTTGSQSAAAGGVTTAVDQPNTSPPTISGETFDAKASLAAESCIDYGISGGVTPEWDPEPLFARPLFALGEVFLADSTGDMGIEADLFADAVERAADAGVVVTVHAEDADLFDETARERDAGGVGHDADADVWSQYRAAEAEAAAVARAVEVGADSGADIHIAHTSTPEGVDAAVAGGATCEATPHHLFLSREDASELGTYGRMNPPLRSEERRAALWQRLVDGDVDIVATDHAPHTVEEKEVGLWDAPSGVPGVETMLPLLLERARRGDLSYERVRDVTATNAAEIFDLPRKGRVAEGYDADLVLVDPDASREIRGEDLHSKCGWTPFEGFEGVFPDLTLVGGEVVYDGSNVVGDPTGQNVRR; this is translated from the coding sequence ATGCTCTTTCGCGACGCCCGTCTCGCCGACGGACGGATCCGTGACGTTCGAACCGAATCGGGGCGGATCACCGCCGTCGACCGCGCCGTCGACGCTGCGGACGACGACCGCGTCGTCGCTGCCGACGAACGACTGCTGCTCCCGGGGGCGATCGACGCTCACGTTCACTTTCGCGAGCCGGGACACGCGCACAAGGAGACGTGGACGACGGGCTCTCAGAGCGCGGCTGCCGGCGGCGTGACGACTGCCGTCGACCAACCGAACACGTCCCCGCCGACGATATCCGGCGAGACGTTCGACGCGAAGGCGTCGCTCGCGGCCGAGTCGTGTATCGACTACGGCATCAGCGGCGGCGTCACGCCCGAGTGGGACCCCGAACCGCTGTTCGCCCGACCGCTGTTCGCACTCGGCGAAGTGTTTCTCGCGGACTCGACGGGCGATATGGGCATCGAGGCCGACCTCTTCGCGGACGCGGTCGAACGGGCGGCCGATGCCGGCGTCGTCGTCACTGTCCACGCGGAGGACGCCGACCTGTTCGACGAGACGGCTCGCGAGCGCGACGCCGGCGGCGTCGGTCACGACGCCGACGCCGACGTCTGGAGTCAGTACCGGGCCGCCGAAGCCGAGGCGGCGGCGGTCGCGCGCGCCGTCGAGGTCGGTGCAGACTCCGGTGCCGACATCCACATCGCGCACACGAGCACCCCCGAGGGCGTCGACGCGGCCGTCGCCGGCGGCGCGACCTGCGAGGCGACGCCGCATCACCTCTTTCTCTCTCGCGAGGACGCGAGCGAACTCGGGACGTACGGGCGGATGAACCCGCCGCTCCGCAGCGAGGAGCGCCGCGCGGCGCTGTGGCAGCGGCTCGTCGACGGCGACGTCGACATCGTCGCGACCGATCACGCCCCGCACACCGTCGAGGAGAAGGAGGTCGGGCTGTGGGACGCGCCGAGCGGCGTCCCCGGCGTCGAGACGATGCTGCCGCTGTTGCTGGAGCGAGCGCGACGGGGAGATCTCTCCTACGAGCGCGTCCGCGACGTCACCGCGACGAACGCCGCGGAGATCTTCGACCTTCCGCGAAAGGGCCGCGTCGCCGAGGGCTACGATGCGGACCTCGTGCTCGTCGATCCCGACGCCTCACGGGAGATCCGCGGCGAGGACCTCCACTCGAAGTGCGGGTGGACGCCGTTCGAGGGGTTCGAGGGCGTCTTCCCGGACCTGACGCTGGTAGGAGGCGAGGTCGTCTACGACGGAAGTAATGTCGTCGGAGACCCGACCGGCCAGAACGTCCGGCGATAG
- a CDS encoding FAD-dependent oxidoreductase: MSDPFVVVGGDAAGLSAASKCLRTDPDREVVVFEKGTWVSYAHCGTPYFVKGEVDRLSDLLSLSPAEAEERGIDLRRGHEVRAVDTDARTVTVEADDATFEHPYGNLLVATGAHAVSDPIEGATLDGVFTLHGLDHAAAIRAYLTPPEDFDVDDLGGGDALDEAVVERYGTMTPPKTVAVVGAGYVGVEMVEAFEAWGVDVHLFQRSERPVPGFGEAVGDAVTEHLRESGVTLHFGEEVRRLDGDGGHVDRVVCESGSELAVDAALVGIGIEPNTDLLDGTPVEIGESGAVATDAHGRTSVEGVYAAGDVAEMPHMVTGEPTWDPLGLPANRAGRAIGATVGGDPTPVGSVAGTAMVKAFDLECGRTGVLDHERAREAGFDPVSETITAGSRSGYYPGAAETTVTLVADRDTGRLLGGSVVGTDRAAVRIDTVATALGGQMTVGELERQDLGYAPPFSPVWDPVLVAAKVLNGSLS, translated from the coding sequence ATGTCCGATCCCTTCGTCGTTGTCGGCGGTGACGCCGCCGGACTCTCGGCGGCGAGCAAGTGCCTGCGTACCGATCCCGATCGCGAGGTCGTCGTCTTCGAGAAGGGCACGTGGGTCTCCTACGCCCACTGCGGGACGCCCTATTTCGTGAAAGGGGAGGTCGACCGGCTCTCGGATCTGTTGTCGCTCTCGCCCGCCGAGGCCGAGGAGCGCGGCATCGATCTCCGCCGCGGTCACGAGGTGCGTGCGGTCGACACCGACGCGCGGACGGTCACCGTCGAGGCCGACGACGCGACGTTCGAGCACCCCTACGGCAACCTGCTCGTCGCCACCGGCGCGCACGCCGTCTCCGACCCGATCGAGGGCGCGACGCTCGACGGCGTCTTCACCCTCCACGGGCTCGATCACGCCGCCGCGATCCGCGCGTATCTCACGCCCCCGGAGGACTTCGACGTCGACGACCTCGGCGGCGGCGACGCCCTCGACGAGGCGGTCGTCGAACGCTACGGGACGATGACGCCGCCGAAGACCGTCGCGGTCGTCGGCGCGGGCTACGTCGGTGTCGAGATGGTCGAGGCGTTCGAGGCGTGGGGGGTCGACGTTCACCTGTTTCAGCGCTCCGAGCGGCCGGTTCCGGGGTTCGGCGAGGCCGTCGGCGACGCGGTCACAGAGCACCTCCGCGAGTCGGGCGTCACGCTGCACTTCGGCGAGGAAGTACGCCGGCTCGACGGCGACGGCGGGCACGTCGATCGGGTCGTCTGTGAGAGCGGCTCCGAACTCGCGGTCGACGCCGCACTCGTCGGGATCGGCATCGAACCCAACACCGACCTGTTGGACGGCACGCCGGTCGAGATCGGCGAGTCGGGTGCCGTCGCCACCGACGCGCACGGCCGGACCTCGGTCGAGGGCGTCTACGCCGCGGGCGACGTCGCGGAGATGCCGCATATGGTCACTGGCGAGCCGACGTGGGACCCGCTGGGGCTCCCGGCGAACCGCGCCGGCCGGGCCATCGGCGCGACTGTCGGCGGCGACCCCACGCCCGTCGGTTCGGTCGCGGGCACGGCGATGGTGAAGGCGTTCGATCTCGAATGCGGCCGAACCGGGGTTCTAGACCACGAACGCGCCCGTGAGGCCGGCTTCGATCCCGTCTCCGAGACGATCACCGCCGGCTCTCGGTCGGGCTACTACCCCGGCGCGGCCGAGACGACCGTCACGCTCGTCGCCGATCGCGACACCGGGCGGCTCCTCGGCGGCAGCGTCGTCGGCACCGACCGCGCGGCGGTCCGTATCGACACGGTCGCGACGGCGCTCGGTGGCCAGATGACCGTGGGGGAACTCGAACGACAGGACCTCGGCTATGCCCCGCCGTTCAGCCCGGTTTGGGATCCCGTCCTCGTGGCCGCGAAGGTGCTGAACGGGTCGCTGTCGTAG
- a CDS encoding response regulator: MSALPHVLIVDDEPDLAELYASWLDDEYAVETAHNGATALERFDQPADVALLDRRMPGMSGDEVLERIRERDPECSVAMITAVDPDFDILELGFDAYLTKPVGETGLKNVVDRLLRRSEYTDTLQTFFAKLSKREALMAKKPQFELEADERYQRLESEIETLRKESEAHLSELDGEDFEALFYRLDA; this comes from the coding sequence ATGAGCGCTCTGCCTCACGTCTTGATCGTCGACGACGAGCCCGACCTCGCGGAGTTGTACGCGTCGTGGTTGGACGACGAGTACGCCGTCGAGACGGCTCATAACGGCGCGACCGCGCTCGAACGGTTCGATCAGCCGGCCGACGTCGCGCTCTTGGATCGACGGATGCCGGGGATGTCAGGCGACGAGGTGCTCGAACGGATCCGCGAGCGGGACCCCGAGTGCAGCGTGGCGATGATCACCGCCGTCGACCCCGACTTCGACATTCTGGAGTTGGGATTCGACGCGTACCTCACGAAGCCCGTCGGTGAGACGGGGCTCAAAAACGTCGTCGATCGGCTCCTCCGACGATCGGAGTACACCGACACGCTGCAGACGTTCTTCGCGAAGCTCTCGAAGCGGGAGGCGCTAATGGCGAAAAAGCCGCAGTTCGAACTCGAAGCCGACGAGCGGTATCAACGGTTGGAGTCGGAGATCGAGACGCTTCGAAAAGAGTCCGAGGCGCACCTGTCTGAACTCGACGGCGAGGACTTCGAGGCGCTGTTCTACCGACTGGACGCGTAA
- a CDS encoding DUF7504 family protein, giving the protein MQHDEGESSAEDDAPSSSLGDLADRLGDSADEESSDSENSKSLSELTESIEKRDSAPSTDSIDDGDLGRWDFVARDDDGDAAALDPKTEALLEFADGASNILLSGPGECPAEQNLCSRLMESGTDAPANLLAITVSETPSQRLSALENYLEGPVGETAVVDVRNYNRETTYEEYDGPVEVRTVSNPQDLRRIGIVTSKILTEWDELSGPTTMCLHSLSDLLDFNEDHQRVFRFLHVLRGRVQSAGVRAHYHFDPERHEGQTVRTFQSLFETVLAFDEDGSVALD; this is encoded by the coding sequence ATGCAACACGACGAGGGCGAGTCGTCAGCGGAGGACGACGCGCCGTCCTCGTCACTCGGTGATCTCGCCGATCGACTCGGCGACTCCGCCGACGAGGAGTCCTCGGACTCTGAGAACTCGAAGTCGCTGTCGGAACTCACCGAATCGATCGAAAAGCGCGATAGCGCGCCGTCCACCGATTCGATCGACGACGGCGACTTGGGCCGGTGGGACTTCGTCGCCCGAGACGACGACGGCGACGCGGCCGCGCTCGACCCGAAAACCGAAGCCCTGCTCGAGTTCGCTGACGGGGCGTCAAATATCCTGCTCAGTGGCCCCGGTGAGTGTCCCGCAGAGCAAAACCTCTGTTCGCGCCTGATGGAGTCGGGCACGGACGCGCCCGCGAACCTCCTCGCTATCACCGTCTCCGAGACGCCGAGCCAGCGGCTGTCCGCCCTCGAAAATTACCTCGAAGGGCCGGTCGGAGAGACGGCCGTCGTCGACGTTCGCAACTACAACCGCGAGACGACCTACGAGGAGTACGACGGTCCCGTCGAGGTCCGCACCGTCTCGAACCCGCAAGATCTCCGGCGGATCGGCATCGTCACCAGTAAGATCCTCACCGAATGGGACGAGCTGTCGGGTCCGACGACGATGTGTCTCCACTCGCTGTCGGATTTGCTTGACTTCAACGAGGACCACCAGCGGGTGTTCCGGTTCCTCCACGTCCTTCGCGGGCGGGTCCAATCGGCCGGGGTGCGGGCGCACTACCACTTCGACCCCGAACGGCACGAGGGGCAGACCGTCCGAACGTTCCAGTCGCTCTTCGAGACGGTTCTCGCGTTCGACGAGGACGGCTCCGTCGCGCTCGATTAA
- a CDS encoding nitrite/sulfite reductase, which produces MPTDVENWKSEVYGNEIREHLFRFAEEGFETIPDDERDAWFERFKWWGLYHQRNGQEGYFMMRIGTPNGMLEPGQLRAVGEIADEYARGPGTNPIFGDAYADYSTRQAIQLHWIELSDVPDIFEKLESNGLSTQQACGDSWRNIVGNPVAGKDAQEVIDAWPVIRELNETFKGDEDHSNLPRKWKVSVTGSADGSGQGDINDLAFEPAYKEIDGEDVVGFNVRVGGGLARNEPRFARDIDVWVPPENVSDVAGGISALFRENGDREDRYNARIKFLVDEWGAEKFRDTLQEEFVDFELHTAGRDVREEYTYNTGGGERNDLVGVHEQKDGKYFVGLNVLVGRMGVDDVYELADLADEYGSGEVRLSQRQNVIVTDIPESDLDDFLAEDLLEHYSPDPSPFMRGSIACTGTEFCSLSIVETKNRQVRFARWLKENVELPEGVDEFHIHLSGCTASCAQPQIADVSLRGMKTRKDGEAVEALDIGLGGGLGAEPQFARWVTQRVPVDEVPGAISNLIENFATEREEGESFRAFIERYDDEELDAFVEPEETDYEDPMMHNTKMTWYPYAEDDSMDAAPPTPADD; this is translated from the coding sequence ATGCCAACGGACGTCGAAAACTGGAAGTCAGAGGTCTACGGTAACGAGATACGAGAACACCTGTTCAGGTTCGCCGAGGAGGGGTTCGAAACCATCCCGGACGACGAGCGCGACGCGTGGTTCGAGCGCTTCAAGTGGTGGGGGCTGTACCACCAGCGGAACGGCCAAGAGGGCTACTTTATGATGCGGATCGGGACGCCGAACGGGATGCTCGAACCCGGGCAACTGCGCGCCGTCGGCGAGATCGCCGACGAATACGCGAGAGGTCCGGGGACGAACCCGATCTTCGGCGACGCATACGCTGACTACTCCACCCGACAGGCGATCCAACTGCACTGGATCGAGCTCTCGGACGTGCCGGACATCTTCGAGAAGCTCGAATCAAACGGTCTGTCGACTCAGCAGGCGTGTGGCGACTCGTGGCGGAACATCGTCGGCAACCCCGTCGCCGGGAAGGACGCGCAGGAAGTCATCGACGCGTGGCCGGTCATCCGCGAACTCAACGAGACGTTCAAGGGCGACGAGGACCACTCGAACCTCCCGCGGAAGTGGAAGGTCTCGGTCACGGGATCGGCCGACGGCTCCGGGCAGGGCGACATCAACGACCTCGCCTTCGAGCCCGCATATAAGGAGATCGACGGCGAGGACGTCGTCGGCTTCAACGTCCGCGTCGGCGGCGGCCTCGCGCGCAACGAGCCGCGATTCGCCCGCGACATCGACGTGTGGGTTCCTCCGGAGAACGTCTCCGACGTCGCCGGCGGGATCTCCGCGCTCTTCCGCGAAAACGGTGACCGCGAGGACCGCTACAACGCCCGCATCAAGTTCCTCGTCGACGAGTGGGGCGCAGAGAAGTTCCGCGACACGCTGCAGGAGGAGTTCGTCGACTTCGAGCTCCACACCGCCGGTCGCGACGTCCGCGAGGAGTACACGTACAACACCGGCGGGGGCGAGCGCAACGACCTCGTCGGCGTCCACGAACAGAAAGACGGGAAGTACTTCGTCGGCCTGAACGTCCTCGTCGGCCGGATGGGCGTCGACGACGTCTACGAGCTGGCTGACCTCGCCGACGAGTACGGCTCCGGCGAGGTTCGGCTCTCCCAGCGCCAGAACGTCATCGTCACCGACATTCCGGAGTCCGACCTCGACGACTTCCTCGCCGAGGACCTGCTCGAACACTACTCGCCCGACCCGTCGCCGTTCATGCGCGGCTCGATCGCCTGTACCGGCACGGAGTTCTGTTCGCTCTCGATCGTCGAGACGAAGAACCGACAGGTGCGCTTCGCGCGCTGGCTGAAGGAGAACGTCGAGCTTCCGGAGGGCGTCGACGAGTTCCACATTCACCTGTCCGGCTGTACCGCGTCGTGCGCGCAGCCGCAGATCGCCGACGTGAGTCTGCGCGGAATGAAAACGAGAAAGGACGGCGAGGCGGTCGAGGCGCTCGACATCGGCCTCGGTGGCGGCCTCGGCGCGGAGCCGCAGTTCGCCCGCTGGGTCACCCAACGCGTCCCGGTCGACGAGGTGCCCGGCGCGATCTCGAACCTGATCGAGAACTTCGCCACAGAGCGCGAGGAGGGCGAGTCCTTCCGCGCGTTCATCGAGCGCTACGACGACGAGGAACTCGACGCGTTCGTCGAACCCGAGGAGACCGACTACGAGGACCCGATGATGCACAACACGAAGATGACGTGGTACCCCTACGCCGAGGACGACTCGATGGACGCCGCGCCGCCGACTCCTGCGGACGACTGA
- a CDS encoding DUF6360 family protein has protein sequence MPNRLLRVNAYTTLDLVDAAARGHDFEDEAVAVLNVTSPRENPDHVKLQLELDNSHLESVPPHADEVTLSAAEARTIASALESHAAKVEAANDSTSAGDGDD, from the coding sequence ATGCCGAACCGACTGCTCAGGGTGAACGCCTACACGACGCTCGACCTCGTCGACGCCGCGGCACGCGGCCACGACTTCGAAGACGAGGCCGTCGCGGTGTTGAACGTCACCTCGCCCCGAGAGAACCCAGATCACGTGAAACTCCAGTTGGAACTCGATAACAGCCACCTCGAATCGGTGCCGCCGCACGCCGACGAAGTGACGCTCTCGGCGGCGGAGGCCCGAACGATCGCGTCGGCACTGGAATCGCACGCCGCTAAGGTCGAGGCCGCGAACGACTCCACCTCCGCCGGAGACGGGGACGACTAA
- a CDS encoding DUF7119 family protein has product MTDDAGDRAERPEPDGGRPPRRGRRLPADREEPVGEPVVRADPAVTGERAKEAVGFDPDDPESVAEAAETVRAFSENTAGAADNVYMLRGAAACAALVRGVGSYKEAVERAGGDVSVSFVRKWARVHDLPQAIRRHVARGDIAPTAAKHIARVSGVDRFDLAWAVVDADLTVRQVRRIASEVDGETSAADALRARGVELGRIELSLPLDTYRELRRRASIENRDPGEMMSDALERYFADESTAPE; this is encoded by the coding sequence ATGACTGATGACGCCGGTGACCGCGCCGAGCGACCCGAGCCGGACGGCGGCCGCCCCCCACGCCGCGGGCGGCGACTTCCCGCGGACCGCGAAGAGCCGGTCGGAGAGCCGGTCGTCCGCGCGGATCCGGCAGTCACCGGCGAGCGCGCGAAGGAGGCCGTCGGGTTCGACCCCGACGACCCCGAGAGCGTCGCCGAAGCGGCCGAGACGGTTCGGGCGTTCTCGGAGAACACCGCCGGTGCCGCCGACAACGTGTATATGCTCCGCGGTGCGGCCGCCTGTGCAGCGCTCGTCAGGGGCGTCGGCTCCTACAAAGAGGCGGTCGAGCGAGCCGGCGGCGACGTGAGCGTTTCCTTCGTCCGCAAGTGGGCGCGCGTGCATGACCTCCCGCAGGCGATCCGACGGCACGTCGCCCGCGGCGACATCGCGCCGACGGCCGCAAAGCACATCGCTCGCGTCTCCGGCGTCGACCGCTTCGACCTCGCGTGGGCGGTCGTCGACGCCGACCTCACGGTCCGGCAGGTCCGGCGAATCGCCAGCGAGGTCGACGGTGAGACGAGCGCCGCCGACGCCCTCCGGGCTCGGGGGGTCGAACTCGGGCGGATCGAACTGTCGCTTCCTTTGGACACTTACCGCGAACTCAGACGCCGCGCGTCGATCGAAAACCGCGATCCCGGCGAGATGATGTCCGACGCTCTCGAACGGTACTTCGCCGACGAATCGACCGCGCCGGAGTGA
- the glpK gene encoding glycerol kinase GlpK — MNERTYVGAIDQGTTGTRFIVFDHGGQPVANAYETHEQRYPEPGWVEHDPEQIWENTTVVIERALDEAGIDASQLAAIGITNQRETTVVWDRESGTPVYDAIVWQDRRTTDRIEALEREGKDEWIRERTGLEPDAYFSATKVEWLLDNADPIKLQRMRPEDVRDRAEAGELCFGTIDSWLIYKLTGEHVTDVTNASRTMLFDIHELAWDDELLDEFDVPAAMLPEVRPSSDDDHYGATDPEGFLGASVPVAGALGDQQAALFGQTCFDAGDAKNTYGTGSFMLMNTGSDAVTSENGLLTTVGFQRSGEPAQYALEGSIFITGAAIEWLEDLTLIDNPAESEALARSVDSTDGVYVVPAFTGLGAPHWDQRARGTIVGMTRGTRREHIVRATLESIAYQTRDVAEAMTEDSGIELSGLRVDGGAVKNNFLCQLQADVVGTDIVRPEVDETTALGAAYAAGLAVDYWASLDELRENWRVDREFEPNRAADVDARYDRWQEAVERSLDWARDEE; from the coding sequence ATGAACGAACGCACGTACGTCGGCGCGATCGATCAGGGAACGACCGGAACGCGGTTCATCGTCTTCGACCACGGCGGCCAGCCCGTCGCGAACGCCTACGAGACGCACGAACAGCGGTATCCCGAACCGGGATGGGTCGAACACGACCCCGAGCAGATCTGGGAGAACACCACCGTCGTCATCGAGCGCGCGCTCGACGAGGCCGGCATCGACGCCTCCCAGTTGGCGGCGATCGGGATCACCAACCAGCGCGAGACGACCGTCGTCTGGGACCGCGAGTCGGGGACGCCGGTGTACGACGCCATCGTCTGGCAGGACCGCCGGACGACCGACCGGATCGAGGCGCTAGAGCGAGAGGGCAAAGACGAGTGGATCCGCGAGCGGACCGGCCTCGAACCCGACGCGTACTTCTCGGCGACGAAAGTCGAGTGGCTCCTCGACAACGCCGATCCCATCAAACTCCAGCGGATGCGTCCCGAGGACGTCCGCGACCGCGCGGAAGCGGGCGAGCTCTGCTTCGGGACGATCGACTCGTGGCTGATCTACAAGCTGACCGGCGAGCACGTCACCGACGTCACGAACGCCTCGCGGACGATGCTGTTCGACATCCACGAGTTGGCGTGGGACGACGAACTCCTCGACGAGTTCGACGTCCCCGCGGCGATGCTCCCGGAGGTCCGTCCCTCCTCCGACGACGACCACTACGGCGCGACCGATCCCGAGGGGTTCCTCGGCGCGTCCGTCCCCGTCGCGGGCGCGCTCGGCGACCAGCAGGCGGCGCTGTTCGGCCAGACCTGCTTCGACGCCGGCGACGCGAAGAACACCTACGGGACGGGCTCGTTTATGCTGATGAACACCGGCAGCGACGCCGTCACATCCGAGAACGGGCTGCTCACGACGGTCGGCTTCCAGCGCTCCGGCGAGCCCGCCCAGTACGCCTTGGAGGGCTCGATCTTCATCACCGGCGCGGCCATCGAGTGGCTCGAGGACCTGACGCTGATCGACAACCCCGCCGAGAGCGAGGCGCTCGCGCGCTCGGTCGACTCGACCGACGGCGTCTACGTCGTGCCCGCCTTCACCGGGCTCGGCGCGCCGCACTGGGACCAGCGCGCCCGCGGGACGATCGTCGGGATGACCCGCGGCACGCGGCGCGAGCACATCGTCCGCGCGACGCTGGAGTCGATCGCGTACCAGACGCGCGACGTCGCCGAGGCGATGACCGAGGACAGCGGTATCGAACTCTCGGGGCTCCGCGTCGACGGCGGCGCGGTGAAGAACAACTTCCTGTGCCAACTCCAAGCCGACGTCGTCGGCACCGACATCGTTCGGCCCGAAGTCGACGAGACGACCGCGCTCGGGGCGGCCTACGCCGCTGGACTCGCCGTCGACTACTGGGCGTCGCTCGACGAACTCCGCGAGAACTGGCGGGTCGATCGCGAGTTCGAGCCGAACCGCGCCGCCGACGTCGACGCGCGGTACGATCGCTGGCAGGAGGCCGTCGAGCGCTCGCTCGACTGGGCGCGAGACGAGGAGTGA